A genomic region of Eucalyptus grandis isolate ANBG69807.140 chromosome 5, ASM1654582v1, whole genome shotgun sequence contains the following coding sequences:
- the LOC104444681 gene encoding protein NLP6 isoform X1, which yields MPELEDDGPGRGGLTSPPLDDAAAAAPGESIMDLDLDVYSPWPLMDHQLHFAASPSSCPPPTSPARLSVPSPADPRTSSPPPPPQGSASPIALDHHNSETEAPTEDSDREKLPSPYLGLTAFENPDGYRIINERMTQALRDFKESTEQLVLAQVWAPVKNGGRYVLTTSGQPFVLGPNTNGLHQYRIVSMMYLFSADGGNDEELGLPSRVFQQKLPEWTPNVQYYTSKEYSRLDHALHYNVQGTLALPVFEPSGQSCVGVLELIMTSRRINYAPVVDKVCKALEHYKNLAVIQSEFSASSELEKF from the exons ATGCCCGAGCTGGAGGACGACGGCCCTGGCCGCGGCGGCTTGACGAGTCCACCGCTCGATGACGCGGCGGCAGCAGCCCCGGGGGAGTCCATCATGGACCTCGACCTCGACGTCTACAGTCCCTGGCCACTGATGGATCATCAGCTCCACTTCGCCGCGTCTCCCTCTTCCTGTCCGCCTCCGACCAGCCCAGCTCGCCTCTCTGTGCCTTCTCCTGCGGATCCGAGGACAagctcgccgccgccaccgccgcagGGGTCCGCCTCTCCGATTGCTCTCG ATCATCACAATTCAGAGACCGAAGCTCCCACTGAGGATAGTGATCGTGAAAAGCTGCCGTCACCATATTTGGGGCTGACGGCATTTGAAAATCCTGATGGATACCGTATCATTAACGAAAGGATGACCCAGGCTCTTCGTGacttcaaagaatcaactgaacAGCTTGTTCTAGCTCAGGTTTGGGCACCGGTAAAGAATGGTGGTCGGTATGTCCTTACAACTTCAGGGCAACCCTTCGTTCTTGGTCCAAATACTAATGGGCTTCACCAGTACAGAATAGTGTCTATGATGTATTTGTTTTCTGCGGATGGGGGGAATGATGAAGAACTGGGACTTCCTAGTCGTGTTTTCCAGCAAAAGCTACCTGAATGGACTCCTAATGTACAATACTACACCAGCAAAGAATATTCGAGGCTTGATCATGCTCTTCATTATAATGTTCAGGGAACCTTGGCTTTGCCCGTCTTTGAACCATCGGGCCAATCTTGTGTTGGTGTTCTTGAACTCATTATGACTTCACGGAGGATTAACTACGCACCGGTGGTTGATAAAGTCTGCAAAGCACTTGAG CATTACAAGAATTTGGCAGTGATACAATCAGAGTTTTCTGCAAGCAGtgaacttgaaaagttctga
- the LOC104444681 gene encoding protein NLP6 isoform X2, with amino-acid sequence MPELEDDGPGRGGLTSPPLDDAAAAAPGESIMDLDLDVYSPWPLMDHQLHFAASPSSCPPPTSPARLSVPSPADPRTSSPPPPPQGSASPIALDHHNSETEAPTEDSDREKLPSPYLGLTAFENPDGYRIINERMTQALRDFKESTEQLVLAQVWAPVKNGGRYVLTTSGQPFVLGPNTNGLHQYRIVSMMYLFSADGGNDEELGLPSRVFQQKLPEWTPNVQYYTSKEYSRLDHALHYNVQGTLALPVFEPSGQSCVGVLELIMTSRRINYAPVVDKVCKALEIALQEFGSDTIRVFCKQ; translated from the exons ATGCCCGAGCTGGAGGACGACGGCCCTGGCCGCGGCGGCTTGACGAGTCCACCGCTCGATGACGCGGCGGCAGCAGCCCCGGGGGAGTCCATCATGGACCTCGACCTCGACGTCTACAGTCCCTGGCCACTGATGGATCATCAGCTCCACTTCGCCGCGTCTCCCTCTTCCTGTCCGCCTCCGACCAGCCCAGCTCGCCTCTCTGTGCCTTCTCCTGCGGATCCGAGGACAagctcgccgccgccaccgccgcagGGGTCCGCCTCTCCGATTGCTCTCG ATCATCACAATTCAGAGACCGAAGCTCCCACTGAGGATAGTGATCGTGAAAAGCTGCCGTCACCATATTTGGGGCTGACGGCATTTGAAAATCCTGATGGATACCGTATCATTAACGAAAGGATGACCCAGGCTCTTCGTGacttcaaagaatcaactgaacAGCTTGTTCTAGCTCAGGTTTGGGCACCGGTAAAGAATGGTGGTCGGTATGTCCTTACAACTTCAGGGCAACCCTTCGTTCTTGGTCCAAATACTAATGGGCTTCACCAGTACAGAATAGTGTCTATGATGTATTTGTTTTCTGCGGATGGGGGGAATGATGAAGAACTGGGACTTCCTAGTCGTGTTTTCCAGCAAAAGCTACCTGAATGGACTCCTAATGTACAATACTACACCAGCAAAGAATATTCGAGGCTTGATCATGCTCTTCATTATAATGTTCAGGGAACCTTGGCTTTGCCCGTCTTTGAACCATCGGGCCAATCTTGTGTTGGTGTTCTTGAACTCATTATGACTTCACGGAGGATTAACTACGCACCGGTGGTTGATAAAGTCTGCAAAGCACTTGAG ATAGCATTACAAGAATTTGGCAGTGATACAATCAGAGTTTTCTGCAAGCAGtga